From Triticum aestivum cultivar Chinese Spring chromosome 4A, IWGSC CS RefSeq v2.1, whole genome shotgun sequence, a single genomic window includes:
- the LOC123082176 gene encoding uncharacterized protein: MARYQRSWSDIPPELAGLVLLRLPAHSDRIRFAAVCRHWCASARQHQLPPPLPRFILPGGTFFTLPHSESFQIPNGAEFHSSCGEWLVFACDDICYLVDTFSEATLKLPDLDMYDPIEEPDEVINGHSIRYICLDLNATMSIYKVIMCSELLVAAIVDVGDLRTLAVCRPGGDLWFVSALGYDRSLDIILHGGKLLIVDGWRNLYVIDVEEDSDNGSLLISRIERIIEGPPWPFRRFPGFLLVFDTYLAESRGALLLVRGTIYGNTPAGSHTRFEIRAVRFEFEVCEADFQSSQWVEKRSVGDDQVLFLGPRCSKSVCASQYNLKGNCIFFLDDDRCQWYWKHAPSAPSSYAIFDMSDESVRSPLPRGSCKGEEAPATWHFPRC, translated from the coding sequence ATGGCAAGGTACCAGCGATCATGGTCGGACATACCACCAGAGCTTGCTGGCCTGgtcctcctccgcctccctgccCACTCTGACCGCATCCGTTTCGCAGCTGTATGCCGCCATTGGTGCGCCTCCGCAAGGCAGCATCAGCTGCCTCCGCCATTGCCGCGGTTCATACTCCCCGGTGGAACCTTCTTCACCTTACCCCACAGTGAATCCTTCCAGATCCCCAACGGTGCCGAATTCCACAGTTCCTGCGGTGAGTGGCTTGTCTTTGCATGTGACGACATCTGCTACCTCGTAGACACCTTCTCTGAGGCCACCTTGAAGCTCCCTGACCTAGACATGTACGACCCCATCGAGGAGCCTGACGAAGTTATCAACGGTCACAGCATACGCTACATTTGTCTGGACCTGAATGCAACCATGTCAATATACAAGGTAATCATGTGCTCAGAGCTCCTTGTTGCCGCCATCGTTGACGTTGGGGACCTCCGCACCCTTGCGGTGTGCCGACCGGGAGGTGACCTATGGTTTGTAAGTGCGCTTGGCTACGACAGGTCCCTTGACATAATTCTCCACGGAGGCAAGTTGCTCATTGTTGATGGATGGAGGAACCTTTACGTTATCGATGTCGAGGAGGACAGTGACAATGGCAGCCTACTCATTTCCCGGATCGAGCGCATCATCGAGGGTCCTCCCTGGCCCTTCAGGCGGTTCCCGGGTTTCCTCCTCGTATTTGACACATACCTGGCTGAATCCCGCGGCGCTCTGCTGCTGGTCCGCGGGACCATCTATGGCAACACACCTGCCGGCAGCCACACCAGGTTCGAGATCAGAGCAGTACGGTTTGAATTCGAGGTGTGTGAGGCAGACTTTCAGTCGTCTCAGTGGGTTGAGAAGAGGAGCGTGGGGGACGACCAGGTGCTGTTTCTTGGGCCAAGATGCTCCAAGTCTGTCTGTGCGTCCCAGTACAATCTGAAGGGGAACTGCATCTTCTTCCTGGATGACGACCGTTGCCAGTGGTACTGGAAGCATGCGCCGAGCGCGCCGAGCTCGTACGCGATATTCGACATGAGTGATGAGTCGGTCCGCTCGCCGCTTCCTAGAGGATCGTGCAAGGGCGAGGAGGCGCCGGCGACATGGCATTTTCCTAGGTGCTGA